The following are encoded together in the Humulus lupulus chromosome 5, drHumLupu1.1, whole genome shotgun sequence genome:
- the LOC133779159 gene encoding uncharacterized protein LOC133779159 translates to MTTEKYDAWILSNNKAKCYIIARMSDILRLKHEDMETAYEIWESLQAMFGQQSNQCRYQATRAYMNMKMKKGVSIREHVLNMINTMHDEEVHGATIDERTQVSVILESLTPAFFTFTTNYVMNKLKYNMTQLLNVTP, encoded by the coding sequence ATGACTACGGAGAAGTATGATGCTTGGATTTTGTCCAACAACAAGGCTAAATGTTACATCATTGCTAGAATGAGTGATATACTTAGATTGAAGCATGAAGACATGGAGACTGCATATGAAATATGGGAGTCTCTTCAAGCCATGTTTGGACAACAGTCCAATCAATGTAGATATCAGGCTACTAGAGCCTATatgaacatgaaaatgaagaaaggagtttctatCAGAGAACATGTTCTAAATATGATCAATACAATGCATGATGAGGAAGttcatggagcaaccattgatgagaGGACTCAAGTTAGCGTGATACTTGAATCACTCACACCAGCTTTTTTCACATTTACTaccaactatgtcatgaacaaGTTGAAGTATAATATGACTCAGTTGTTAaatgtaacaccctaa